A genomic region of Cryptococcus gattii WM276 chromosome F, complete sequence contains the following coding sequences:
- a CDS encoding uncharacterized protein (Similar to TIGR gene model, INSD accession AAW44357.1): protein MAADNMTQQTAAAPVEQQQETSGFFSSFVSYFVPTAHADDSEEEEKEEPAEEEEEEEEEPEDIAPAIREECEKSVCAEHVHHFAHCQEKVEAGEGFPGEDCVEEFFHVLHCVDACAAPKIFKKLA from the exons ATGGCCGCCGACAACATGACACAACAGACCGCCGCTGCCCCCGTTGAGCAACAGCAAGAGACCTCCGGCTTTTTCTCCAGCTTCGTCTCTTACTTCGTCCCTAC TGCTCACGCCGACGACtctgaggaagaagaaaaagaggagcccgctgaggaggaagaagaggaagaggaggagcCCGAAGAC ATCGCCCCTGCCATCCGAGAGGAGTGTGAGAAGAGTGTGTGCGCCGAGCACGTTCACCACTTTGCGCACTGCCAGGAGAAGGTTGAGGCCGGTGAGGGTTTCCCGGGAGAGGACTGTGTTGAGGAGTTCTTCCACGTCTTGCACTGTGTTGAC GCCTGCGCCGCCCCCAAGATCTTCAAGAAGCTCGCGTAG
- a CDS encoding protein-vacuolar targeting-related protein, putative (Similar to TIGR gene model, INSD accession AAW44126.1), producing MFNSPRPMASSYNYTDPLSNSAAAGAVFGELDPWSSAPSPAGSATPARTTASVSGGRNETENGSKEEGLNGLINDPPALYVSLLDQLDANGTGEVSLAAVHRLLNTSKLPAVVVEKIIHLTSRDKSTLTRPEFFCALALVSLAQSSSSPNDISIEKLSSSLSSLPLPKLKPSDPPSALSSATANTAAATGFNAWDGTINKGTTYSADSSTFRSTDPMVNSGENGWWKDRERIVMTLIPEKEGWFLQKYRIESDKRGEGPVARRYSDFVWLMDVLEKRYPFRILPPLPPKRINPSSAFLEARRLALTRLLSFLTAHPVLRTDACLNIFLTSSSFESWRKRTPVSTDEESLSKKLTTAQEMSIPSDLELKLGNLKERLPAMLGHYTRLVLMAERSLVRLQVQAAEAARMAMSTQSIGELVSRCCWRNVQGDDAENVGGVARECELCEGAGKGWGDVGNGWVSVGEELEKGVQLLQKHIEALKSQRDLYSSFHALFYRHSKLSLDNVDALRKKVDSRFSKIESLKSAKKPGWEGEVDKLVSQSDRDTAEIQHLLARRVFVRACMWHELSVVFHSMQAAQGTIGWRDFVKDQKERTKRLNSVWQGLEETLESMPLE from the exons ATGTTCAACTCGCCGCGACCAATGGCCAGTTCGTACAACTATACTGACCCCCTGTCAAATTCGGCTGCCGCTGGCGCAGTCTTTGGAGAGCTGGATCCCTGGAGCAGTGCCCCCAGCCCAGCAGGGAGTGCAACTCCTGCAAGGACCACTGCATCAGTGTCTGGAGGCAGGAATGAAACTGAGAATGGCAGTAAAGAAGAAGGGCTGAATGGGTTAATCA ACGATCCCCCTGCGCTATATGTCTCTTTGCTCGACCAGCTAGATGCTAATGGCACTGGGGAGGTCTCCTTAGCTGCTGTTCATCGATTACTGAATACTAGCAAGTTGCCTGCTGTGGTCGTTGAAAAG ATCATTCATCTTACATCTCGAGATAAATCAACTCTCACACGACCCGAGTTCTTCTGCGCCCTGGCCCTCGTCTCACTCGCTCAATCGTCCTCTAGCCCCAATGACATCTCAATTGAAAAgctctcctcttccctttccaGCCTTCCCTTACCCAAGCTCAAGCCTTCCGATCCTCCATCAGCCTTATCTAGTGCGACTGCTAATACTGCTGCCGCTACTGGGTTCAACGCCTGGGATGGGACTATCAATAAAGGCACAACGTATAGTGCGGATAGCAGCACTTTTAGATCCACTGATCCAATGGTGAACTCTGGTGAAAACGGATGGTGGAAGGATAGAGAACGGATAGTGATGACTCTCATACCAGAGAAGGAAGGGTGGTTTTTGCAGAAGTATCGAATAGAAAGTGAT aagagaggagaaggacCTGTAGCGAGGAGGTACAGTGATTTTGTGTGGCTAATGGATGTTTTAGAGAAGCGATAT CCCTTCCGGATATTGCCCCCTCTTCCACCGAAGCGCATAAATC CGTCTTCTGCTTTCCTTGAGGCTCGTCGCCTAGCGTTGACCCGCCTCTTATCTTTCCTCACTGCTCACCCCGTCCTCCGCACAGACGCATGCCTCAACATTTTCCTTACATCGTCCTCATTCGAATCCTGGCGCAAGCGTACCCCCGTCTCAACAGACGAAGAGTCACTTTCCAAAAAGCTGACCACGGCGCAAGAGATGTCAATCCCCTCCGATCTCGAGCTCAAGCTTGGCAATTTGAAAGAACGGTTACCGGCGATGTTGGGGCATTATACTCGATTAGTGCTGATGGCGGAAAGGAGCCTTGTTAGGTTGCAGGTGCAAGCGGCTGAAGCTGCGAGAATGGCGATGAGCACGCAAAGTATCGGAGAGTTGGTGTCCAGATGTTGTTGGAGGAATGTGCAAGGTGATGACGCTGAGAATGTGGGAGGAGTAGCAAGGGAATGCGAACTATGTGAAGGAGCAGGAAAGGGTTGGGGAGACGTAGGTAATGGATGGGTCAGTGTTGGTGAGGAGCTTGAAAAGGGA GTGCAGTTATTACAAAAGCACATTGAAGCCCTCAAATCACAACGCGATCTCTACTCCTCCTTCCACGCCCTTTTCTATCGACATAGCAAACTGTCACTGGATAATGTCGATGCTCTTCGCAAAAAAGTAGACTCTCGGTTCAGCAAGATTGAGTCTCTCAAATCCGCAAAAAAGCCTGGATGGGAGGGTGAAGTCGACAAGCTTGTCAGCCAAAGCGATAGAGACACTGCAGAAATCCAACATCTATTGGCCAGAAGAGTGTTCGTAAGAGCTTGTATGTGGCATGAACTGAGTGTGGTGTTCCACTCAATGCAGGCTGCCCAGGGCACCATAGGCTGGAGGGACTTCGTAAAGGATCAGAAAGAGAGGACAAAGAGATTGAACAGTGTTTGGCAAGGGTTGGAAGAAACTTTGGAGAGTATGCCGTTGGAATAA
- a CDS encoding uncharacterized protein (Similar to TIGR gene model, INSD accession AAW44359.1), whose amino-acid sequence MPPIPPEAQEKDEKPIHNPWLEVRSLWTNQAIQDGDLKALRRISALPGGFGGEEERRRAWAFLLGTSKLDTASSEAGSSKPAVTTQPILADATEQKPEEQKDQLEVEGDSKDNGGPQPHKDEPQVKLDTDRSFVIYPKGISSENKLAMQEDLNDLIVNVLRKYPALSYFQQGYHDILSVLYLTFIPAKQDIRRPSFSLRRRTRSRSRSGWSTPTSVVEEKVTAEEEKLEFEPPRDQEPGPTRDTQAWRDLRKCAESVSLNRVRDAMGSNLGGMMALLRILKRLLAHSDPELSHFSSLISPVPTLPFFALSWVLTLFSHDCDSLEPVQRMFDYLLARNPIAAVYLSTSILISKKSQLFEFAKKLGREYQEDPSLLHPLFVRLPPLYPDTPPSPNPPMSPLISPSKLELHDPDVNPYSAIRLSDVFQLADRLMEEYPWDGSLIRGRDIMGPGSVVVTYDQEWSEEGWTPEKALKYVDVDVVQPGAAVMDEDEPVPSPISRRVTNPDLWKVLKRVKPSTLVALGVVFLGVGMAVYGVKLGGRNVTWRRVVAGIWQGARKVYQESNLSPV is encoded by the exons ATGCCTCCTATACCTCCAGAGGCCcaggagaaggatgaaaagCCCATACATAACCCGTGGCTTGAAGTCCGCTCCCTCTGGACCAACCAGGCGATTCAGGATGGCGATTTGAAGGCGCTCAGGAGGATATCTGCTTTACCCGGTGGATTTGGcggggaagaggaaagaagaagagcttg GGCCTTTTTGCTGGGAACGAGCAAACTGGATACTGCTAGCAGCGAAGCCGGATCTTCGAAACCTGCAGTAACTACCCAGCCGATACTGGCAGATGCGACTGAACAGAAGCCGGAGGAGCAAAAGGACCAACTGGAAGTTGAAGGGGATAGCAAAGACAATGGAGGACCTCAACCTCATAAAGACGAACCTCAAGTTAAATTGGATACCGACCGATCATTCGTGATTTACCCAAAAG GGATATCTTCGGAAAATAAGCTGGCCATGCAAGAAGACCTAAATGATTTAATTGTAAATGTATTGAGGAAATACCCAGCTTTAAGTTACTTCCAG CAGGGATACCATGATATACTTTCCGTGTTGTATCTCACGTTCATACCTGCAAAACAAGATATACGGCGCCCATCCTTCAGTTTACGGAGGCGAACTCGAAGCCGGAGCAGAAGCGGCTGGAGTACGCCCACCAGTGTGGTAGAGGAGAAGGTGAcagcagaagaggaaaaacTCGAATTTGAACCGCCACGCGACCAAGAGCCAGGGCCAACGAGAGATACTCAGGCATGGCGAGATCTCAGAAAATGTGCAGAGTCAGTCAGCTTGAATAGGGTGCGAGATGCCATGGGCTCAAATCTGGGAGGGATGATGGCTCTTCTCCG GATACTCAAAAGACTCCTTGCGCACTCCGACCCAGAGCTCTCCCATTTCTCTTCCCTTATTTCGCCGGTACCTACGCTACCGTTTTTCGCCCTCTCATGGGTGCTCACACTGTTTTCTCATGACTGCGACTCACTGGAGCCGGTTCAGCGAATGTTTGACTACCTTCTGGCTAGGAACCCTATAGCGGCCGTTTATCTCTCTACTTCC ATATTGATAAGCAAGAAGTCACAGTTGTTCGAATTTGCCAAGAAACTCGGGCGCGAGTATCAAGAAGACCCGTCACTCCTTCATCCCTTATTTGTCCGTCTCCCGCCGTTATACCCGGATACGCCGCCCTCGCCCAATCCTCCAATGTCTCCCTTAATCTCACCAAGCAAACTCGAGTTGCATGACCCCGATGTAAATCCATACTCCGCTATACGGCTCTCAGACGTTTTCCAGCTCGCAGACAGATTAATGGAAGAATATCCTTGGGATGGATCTTTGATACGGGGGAGAGACATCATGGGTCCAGGAAGTGTAGTGGTCACTTACGACCAAGAGTGGtcagaagaaggatggacGCCCGAAAAGGCCTTGAAGTAtgtggatgtggatgtCGTTCAACCCGGTGCGGCTGTCATGGATGAGGACGAACCAGTACCATCACCCATATCTCGAAGAGTGACGAACCCGGATCTATGGAAGGTTCTGAAGAGGGTGAAGCCGAGTACATTGGTAGCTTTAGGGGTGGTTTTCTTAGGCGTAGGCATGGCGGTGTATGGGGTCAAGTTGGGAGGTAGGAACGTGACGTGGAGAAGAGTAGTTGCTGGGATTTGGCAGGGTGCACGGAAGGTCTATCAAGAGTCGAATCTGTCACCTGTCTAG
- a CDS encoding glycogen phosphorylase, putative (Similar to TIGR gene model, INSD accession AAW44124.1) — MAELTKENLDKVPASPSSSHGSRTPSLHQPEMSRRSSMSAGHPHSFKQVDTTQIGVPIVTPRKERPGHQRSLTGSYFPSQKGEIVEMPGEWPIGDELTWREGKKAMEIDKENPQDVANTIVRHVNTSLGRQVYNVDEVAAYQATALSVRDQLLDRWNQTAIYHTAKSPKRIYYLSIEWLIGRSLDNAVLNLGMRNVYEEANRRLGFNFEDLLNEERDAGLGNGGLGRLAACYIDSMATLNLPGWGYGLRYSYGIFKQLISNSGEQLEAPDPWLDRENPWEIARLDVTYPIRFYGRVDSIPNSDRAVWSGGMECLAVAYDTPIPGYGTKNCANIRLWSAKPVQGFDLNSFNAGNYEASVAASSEVENITRVLYPNDNMYAGKKLRVMQQYLWVSASLQDMLRRFSKLDLSWTELPDYVCIQMNDTHPTLAIPELMRILIDEEKLDYNTAWKITQKVFAYTNHTVLPEALERWQLDLIEELLPRHLQIIYRINFEFLGLVAKRWPGDMDRIRRMSIIEEGSPKYVRMAYLAIVSSFKINGVAELHSQLLQATIFRDFVEFKGRDAFTNVTNGITPRRWLLQCNPQLAALITHTLGSDSWATNLKLLKNLLPMADNADFRKAFIDIKMDNKMRLASLIEAELGIVLNVNSVFMTQIKRLHEYKRQTLNLFGVIYRYLRIKKASREERKKITKHTAIFAGKAAPGYYVAKLVIRLINNVARVINDDPDVGDLLKVVFIPDYSVSIAEILVPASDVSVQISTAGTEASGTSNMKLALNGALLLGTVDGANVEIAEDAGEDQSFLFGHLAEQVDEVRYTNTYQPTPLEQRSPELAQTFKAIEAGIFGDGAIYGPLLKTVYEHDYYLVSNDFGSYLSAEKLMDECYDSDKTEWTRKSIITAFNMGDFSSDRSVQDYADGIWSVEPCEVPEDFSV, encoded by the exons ATGGCAGAGCTCACCAAGGAGAATCTCGATAAAGTCCCAG CTTCCCCAAGCTCTAGCCATGGTTCCCGCACCCCATCTTTGCACCAACCTGAGATGTCGCGGCGATCTTCTATGTCGGCCGGGCACCCGCATTCTTTCAAGCAGGTAGACACCACCCAAATTGGTGTCCCTATCGTAACTCCTC GCAAGGAACGTCCTGGGCACCAACGATCCCTGACCGGCTCTTATTTCCCCTCTCAGAAGGgtgaaattgttgaaatGCCAGGAGAGTGGCCTATCGGGGATGAATTGACTTGGAGAGAGGGTAAGAAGGCTATGGAGATCGACAAAGAGAATCCCCAGGATGTTGCGAATACCATTGTCAGGCACGTGAACACGAGTTTGGGGAGGCAGGTTTATAACGTCGATGAG GTTGCTGCATACCAGGCAACCGCTTTGTCTGTCAGGGACCAACTTCTCGA CCGATGGAACCAGACCGCCAT TTATCATACTGCCAAGTCTCCCAAGCGTATTTACTACCTCTCCATCGAATGGCTTATAGGACGATCTCTTGACAATGCCGTGCTTAACCTGGGCATGAGGAATGTGTATGAAGAGGCGAACCGCAGGTTGGGCTTTAACTTTGAGGATCTCCTCAACGAAGAGCGAGATGCTGGTTTAGGCAATGGAGGTCTCGGTCGTTTGGCTGCTTGCTAC ATTGACAGTATGGCGACCCTTAATCTCCCTGGTTGGGGTTATGGCCTGAGGTACAGCTATGGTATCTTTAAGCAACTCATCTCCAACTCTGGCGAACAGCTTGAAGCTCCTGACCCATGGCTTGACCGTGAAAAT CCTTGGGAAATTGCCCGTCTTGATGTGACGTACCCCATCCGATTCTACGGCCGAGTTGATTCCATCCCCAACTCCGATCGTGCTGTGTGGTCCGGGGGCATGGAATGTCTGGCTGTGGCATACGATACCCCTATCCCTGGTTATGGCACCAAGAACTGTGCCAATATTAGGTTGTGGAGTGCTAAACCTGTTCAAGGATTTGACTTGAACTCCTTCAATG CTGGTAACTATGAAGCCAGTGTTGCCGCTAGCAGTGAAGTCGAGAACATT ACTCGCGTTCTTTACCCCAATGACAACATGTACGCTGGAAAGAAGCTTCGAGTGATGCAGCAGTACC TTTGGGTTAGCGCCTCTCTCCAAGACATGCTTCGTCGTTTCAGCAAGCTTGACCTTTCGTGGACCGAGCTCCCCGACTACGTCTGTATCCAGATGAACGACACTCATCCAACTCTTGCTATCCCGGAGTTGATGAGAATCTTGatcgatgaagaaaagTTGGACTACAACACTGCCTGGAAGATTACCCAGAAAGTGTTTGCCTACACTAA TCACACTGTCTTGCCTGAGGCCCTTGAGAGGTGGCAGCTTGATCTCATTGAAGAGCTTTTGCCTAGACATTTGCAGATCATCTACAGGATTAACTT TGAATTCCTTGGCCTTGTGGCAAAGCGATGGCCT GGTGACATGGACCGTATCCGCCGAATGAGCATTATCGAAG AGGGATCCCCCAAATATGTCCGCATGGCTTACCTCGCCATCGTCTCCTCTTTCAAGATCAACGGTGTTGCCGAGTTACACAGTCAATTGTTGCAAGCCACCATTTTTAGAGACTTTGTAGAGTTTAAGGGCAGAGATGCGTTTACTAAT GTGACCAATGGTATCACTCCTCGTCG ATGGCTCCTCCAGTGCAACCCCCAGCTTGCTGCTCTTATCACCCACACTCTCGGCTCCGACAGTTGGGCCACTAACCTCAAGCTTCTCAAGAACCTCTTGCCAATGGCTGACAATGCCGACTTCAGAAAGGCATTTATCGACATCAAGATGGACAACAAGATGCGT CTTGCCTCACTTATTGAGGCCGAATTGGGTATTGTGTTGAACGTTAACAGTGTGTTTATGACCCAAATCAAGCGTTTGCACGAG TACAAACGTCAAACTCTTAACCTCTTCGGTGTCATCTACCGCTACCTTCGCATCAAGAAAGCTTCTCGTGAGGAACGCAAGAAAATCACTAAACACACCGCCATCTTCGCGGGTAAAGCCGCTCCTGGCTACTACGTTGCCAAGTTGGTCATTCGTTTGATCAATAACGTCGCGCGAGTGATCAACGATGATCCTGACGTCGGTGACCTCTTGAAGGTTGTCTTTATTCCCGATTACAGTGTGTCCATTGCCGAGATTCTGGTGCCCGCTTCAGACGTTAGCGTGCAGATCAGTACTGCGGGTACAGAGGCGAGTGGTACGAGTAACATGAAGTTGGCTTTGAACGGTGCTTTGTTGCTGGGCACGGTGGATGGTGCCAACGTCG AGATCGCTGAAGATGCCGGGGAAGATCAATCGTTCCTATTTGGGCACCTTGCCGAGCAGGTCGACGAAGTGCGGTACACCAACACCTACCAGCCTACCCCTCTCGAGCAGCGTTCTCCTGAACTTGCCCAGACGTTCAAAGCGATTGAGGCGGGTATTTTCGGAGATGGTGCTATCTATGGGCCGTTGTTGAAGACTGTTTATGAACACGATTACTATCTG GTATCCAACGACTTTGGTTCTTACCTCTCTGCTGAAAAGCTCATGGATGAGTGCTATGACTCAGACAAGACGGAATGGACACGCAAGTCGATCATCACCGCGTTCAACATGGGTGATTTCAGCAGTGACAGGTCAGTCCAGGATTACGCCGATGGTATCTGGAGTGTGGAACCTTGCGAAGTACCAGAAGACTTCTCAGTCTAG
- a CDS encoding Hypothetical Protein (Similar to TIGR gene model, INSD accession AAW44122.1), with translation MSTTGNQREKGNDEREKAAVELLEGKELRKKNIREPEGYLLDEEGAKMDNSCFLNEGARGQDAVDGLSSGPFAGSSPVQPKASAMSTGGASLEKRAETSDKGKEEVQGAKHDSISPLPTGHKEVINESGNEDEQLNRVEIIEEGRLAGSGGLPDKAIEDPEKFGGPGADSASADVVQNSLESEQRDEDDGNAAEEQRIASRVFMEKTAEELEQLLQNSTEIPPSAKLAQIGHEGHGESHGCKAIDGVKPASIEIPVDKTMVKSEQSQEALIEILSTTVANEVQNENGERDVEEPVKEGAEPKQAEEATETVTPLIADAIPNLEEHEISQCLGEPPLDVEGEAEKVQVQIPEAGSSEAPSSLPATNKPESEAQPSSSLEETTWPPTMPKIRKGHLASLLVLNPAYTLPSRAVTKPRRFFDPHKRKVMIGDESLERISIPGVKKRKAKHVKMMYQVLLVDKPQDGLRGRR, from the exons ATGAGTACAACAGGGAATCAAAGAGAAAAGGGGAATGATGAACGGGAAAAGGCAGCTGTCGAACTGttggaagggaaagagTTGAGGAAAAAGAACATCAGAGAGCCAGAGGGATATTTGTTagatgaagaaggggcTAAAATGGATAATTCATGTTTTCTGAATGAAGGAGCACGTGGTCAGGATGCAGTGGATGGATTGAGTTCTGGTCCATTTGCAGGATCAAGTCCAGTCCAACCCAAAGCAAGTG CAATGTCCACCGGAGGAGCGTCTCTTGAAAAACGTGCAGAAACATCCGATAAGGGCAAGGAAGAAGTCCAAGGAGCAAAGCATGATAGTATATCTCCATTACCGACAGGGCACAAAGAAGTAATCAATGAAAGCGGAAACGAGGATGAGCAATTAAATAGAGTAGAGATTATCGAGGAAGGCAGACTAGCAGGGTCTGGCGGCTTGCCAGATAAAGCAATAGAGGACCCGGAGAAGTTTGGGGGACCTGGGGCAGATTCAGCATCGGCTGACGTCGTTCAAAACAGTCTGGAGTCCGAGCAgagagatgaagacgaCGGAAATGCGGCAGAGGAGCAGCGAATAGCGTCCAGGGTTTTTATGGAGAAGACTGCTGAAGAGCTTGAACAACTTCTGCAAAACTCAACGGAAATTCCGCCATCAGCAAAACTAGCTCAGATAGGTCATGAAGGGCATGGAGAGAGCCATGGGTGTAAGGCTATTGATGGAGTAAAACCAGCGTCGATTGAGATTCCAGTCGACAAGACGATGGTCAAGTCTGAACAGTCACAGGAAGCTCTCATAGAAATCTTGTCTACAACGGTAGCCAATGAAGTTCAGAATGAAAATGGGGAACGCGATGTTGAGGAACCTGTAAAGGAGGGCGCAGAGCCTAAACAGGCTGAGGAGGCTACTGAAACAGTTACTCCAC TCATCGCCGATGCAATTCCCAATCTGGAAGAACATGAAATTTCCCAATGTCTAGGGGAACCTCCTTTAGATGTTGAGGGTGAGGCGGAGAAAGTTCAGGTGCAAATACCGGAGGCGGGTTCCAGTGAAGCGCCCTCAAGCCTACCAG CGACAAATAAGCCCGAAAGTGAGGCGCAgccatcatcatctttaGAAGAGACCACATGGCCTCCAACAATGCCTAAAATTCGCAAAGGTCATCTGGCTTCCCTGCTCGTTCTCAACCCTGCTTATACCCTTCCTTCTCGCGCAGTTACTAAGCCGCGGCGATTCTTCGACCCTCATAAGCGGAAAGTAATGATAGGCGATGAGTCGTTGGAACGGATATCCATACCTGGCGtcaagaagagaaaggcGAAACATGTGAAAATGATGTATCAGGTGTTACTGGTTGATAAGCCGCAGGACGGTTTAAGGGGTAGGCGATGA
- a CDS encoding mitochondrion protein, putative (Similar to TIGR gene model, INSD accession AAW44120.1) — MKVYYNEALKGGFRGALLAAAITGTSYFVFAKRSPTFRSLPLPAKAFAGVVITVPCIFISAERAALAYERTHWSGVGQKEIERKLERQSEKWGKMTQMEKAKNWASIHKYSLISAAWVGSLGLAFGIVARNPYQSTAQKIVQARMWAQGLTVGLLVGGALLAGANSNPPDEFSKVKEGDHSWRDILELDEHLTQEERAQLHGKADPKKLKEIHEAALKRKAAAGKP, encoded by the exons ATGAAAGTCTACTACAACGAGGCGCTGAAAGGTGGTTTTCGTGGCGCTTTGCTTGCTGCCGCCATCACGGGAACATCGTACTTTGTTTTTGCTAAGCGTTCACCCACATTTCGCTCTTTACCCCTCCCTGCCAAGGCCTTTGCCGGAGTAGTCATCACTGTTCCTTGTATATTCATTTCTGCTGAGAGAGCTGCTCTGGCGTATGAGCGGACGCATTGGTCTGGTGTCGGCCAGAAGGAGATTGAGCGCAAATTGGAGAGGCAGTCAGAAAAATGGGGGAAGATGACACAAATGGAAAAGGCTAAGAATTGGGCCTCAATTCACAAATATAGTCTTATCAGTGCCGC TTGGGTTGGGTCATTGGGTTTAGCGTTCGGCATCGTTGCCAGAAACCCATATCAGAGTACAGCTCAGAAGATCGTACAAGCCCGTATGTGGGCTCAAG GTCTCACTGTTGGACTCTTAGTTGGAGGTGCTTTGTTGGCTGGTGCCAACTCTAATCCCCCTGATGAGTTTAGCAAAGTGAAGGAAGGTGACCACTCATGGCGAGACATCCTCG AACTTGATGAGCACTTGACTCAAGAGGAGCGTGCCCAGCTACATGGGAAGGCCGACCCTAAAAAGCTGAAGGAGATCCATGAGGCCGCACTCAAGAGAAAAGCTGCGGCTGGTAAACCGTAG
- a CDS encoding cell wall organization and biogenesis-related protein, putative (Similar to SGTC gene model, INSD accession EAL20319.1) — protein MSDQLYAIADFCLIPMGLPVPSVGPQIAECQKVLEKSGLEYKLHGYGTNIEGPWDAVMKAIGDCHKAVHAMGTPRIATDIRIGTRTDKSITSGGNDGKVKRVEEILTKESLPKV, from the exons ATGTCTGATCAGCTCTACGCCATTGCTGACT TCTGTCTCATTCCCATGGGTCTTCCTGTCCCTTCGGTTGGCCCTCAGATTGCAGAATGCCAGAAAGTCCTTGAGAAGTCTGGATTGGAGTACAAG TTGCA CGGGTACGGGACTAATATTGAAGGTCCTTGGGATGCAGTTATGAAG GCGATTGGAGACTGCCACAAGGCTGTCCACGCCATGGGTACCCCTAGAATTGCT ACCGATATAAGGATTGGTACTCGGACGGATAAGAGTATCACCTCCGGAGGAAATGATGGGAAAGTCAAGCGAGTCGAGGAAATTCTCACCAAAGAGTCTTTACCCAAAGTATAA
- a CDS encoding splicing factor u2af-associated protein 2, putative (Similar to TIGR gene model, INSD accession AAW44116.1), whose amino-acid sequence MRFSLAIERPYICTPPFGRMPSNAPIPGHFEQDTRVSFDQVSGKWQYEDDEGTEHEWNGTAWIPIIDDELVKAQQAAYSVPGVDESTPSNAAITREERRNKKRKKGEKDYTSNSSNAPAAHVTSKPAPAPSVPKKTGVWVTNLPPNTTVQKLADVFSKAGVLHIDDEGNPRIKMYYDDEGNFKGEAWVVYFKEGSVDLAITLLDDTELELGAGYPPMRVKVAEYFKEKHRMSKRMKTLQSKITWRSDDESDDAAAPLGGAPAPTNNRFARVVVLKGMFVLEDLEKDPALLLELKEEVREEAETLGQVTSVILYDKEEDGVMTIKFKEPVSAQACVAKMNNRYFDGRVIYAGLYNGKERFKKSGGRTFDEDGDQEEKERLDNFAHWLVEGEDEEAAKK is encoded by the exons ATGCGTTTCTCTTTAGCTATTGAGCGTCCGTACATTTGCACGCCACCATTCGGTAGAATGCCATCAAACGCCCCCATACCCGGCCATTTCGAACAAGATACTAGAGTTTCTTTTGACCAAGTTTCCGGCAAGTGGCAGTACGAAGACGATGAAGGGACAGAACATGAATGGAATGGTACTGCTTGGATCCCTATC ATTGATGATGAGCTTGTAAAAGCACAACAAGCCGCGTACTCAGTACCAGGTGTAGACGAATCA ACACCTTCCAATGCGGCAATCACAAGAGAAGAACGCCGTAACAAGAAGCGTAAGAAGGGAGAAAAGGACTATACCTCAAATAGCTCCAATGCTCCAGCGGCGCACGTCACATCCAAACCTGCTCCTGCCCCATCCGTACCCAAGAAGACTGGTGTGTGGGTCACAAATCTTCCGCCAAACACCACTGTTCAAAAGCTGGCCGATGTCTTCTCCAAGGCCGGGGTTCTGCATATTGATGATGAAGGCAATCCCCGCATCAAGATGTACTATGATGACGAAGGAAATTTCAAAGGTGAAGCTTGGGTTGTATATTTCAAGGAAGGCAGTGTGGACCTTGCGATCACGCTGCTGGATGACACCGAGCTCGAATTGGGTGCTGGGTATCCACCTATGAGGGTCAAAGTCGCAGAATATTTTAAGG AGAAGCACCGAATGAGCAAGAGGATGAAGACTCTTCAAAG TAAAATCACCTGGCGCTCGGATGATGAGTCTGACGATGCCGCTGCTCCTCTGGGAGGTGCTCCTGCCCCGACAAACAACCGTTTTGCTCGTGTAGTCGTGTTGAAGGGAATGTTCGTCCTCGAGGACCTAGAGAAGGATCCTGCGTTATTGCTAGAACTGAAAGAAGAGGTcagagaagaagcagaGACGCTTGGTCAAGTCACGAGTGTTATTTTGTATGAT aaggaagaggacggTGTAATGACCATCAAATTCAAGGAACCCGTGTCAGCGCAGGCGTGTGTAGCGAAGATGAACAACAGATATTTCGACGGTCGAGTA ATCTACGCCGGTCTCTATAACGGAAAGGAAAGATTCAAGAAATCTGGCGGACGAACGTTTGACGAAGATGGCGatcaggaagagaaggagcGACTGGACAACTTTGCACACTGGCTGGTGGAGGgcgaggatgaagaagccGCCAAGAAGTAA